DNA from Scheffersomyces stipitis CBS 6054 chromosome 1, whole genome shotgun sequence:
GATCGTATTGTTATCCTGTTTGGACCAATACTTGTGTAAAGTAGTGTAGCCGTCCTCGTCATCTCCGTCATCGTCGTTGTCGTTGTCATTATCGTCATCAgcatcgtcatcatctgcAGTTACATCGTCCTGTGTGAGtttgaatatcttcatcatttcGTCAGCTTGATTGGTAGCCGTGTCGTCCAAACTTTTGAAAAACTTTTCCTTGTCCACTTCAGACAACGTCTTATACGAAGCAGCAGTTTTCGGAATGGGAACATACTTGGCTGTTTTTCTCAAGAGATGATTGAACAACGGGTTAGAATCAACTTTGAATCGGGAACCCGTGACAGCATCGCCATCGATATTAATATAGGCAATAACAGATTGCTTAGGGTCCAAAACATTCGTGTCATTTATCAACAACTGAGATCCAAGTACGCCAGAGGAAGAACCATCCCAAGAAATGAACTTTATTGTTCTCAACGGTTTCCACCCTTTGATGGTCAAACGTTGATAGTTTCTCATGATTTCAAACAACACCGCGTGACCACTGGAAGGATTCGAAGATGTCAACGAATCTCTCCTGGCTccaataataatattacCATCATTCATCACACCCTTTAATGTTCCTACTATGTTGGTCAATCTACGCGTCTTTGTATCTTCAAATACCGCTGAAATGTTGAGTGTAAGCGATCCTCCGATATTAGTCGGATTGTACTCCCATTCAGAAACCACTTCCATCTGTTTACTCTTCGCCAAAGTGCCCAAAATGGGATTGACAGCCTTACGACTTAATGGAATGGCCGGGATCGAAGGTCGCTTCCAATTGCCAATATGACCAGTAACTACGTTGTCGCGAGAAATGGCTATATTCAATTGCAACTCACTTTCCTTGTTGTTTTCCAGTTGCAAGTCGTAATAGTTGATGAAGCCTATCGCTCCGAACTTCTCAGCAATCAATACTTTTTCTGCTACAGATATGTTTGAATTCAAGACTGACTTCACGATGACAATTTTGCCATTTATGTCATAATTGCGAGCCGTGAGAGTGAGATAGTCCGAGATAGTACCTTCGTTGACAAAGATGTAATCGCCCGCTGCGGACGAATTAGCTCCAAAAGCATAAAAGGCAGGAGTCTTGTAGTGAGgttccttcaagttggcatTATAAACTACATTCCCATTCAGAGAGTCTACAAGTGACACAGACAGAGATTGTGGTCTCTGCAAAAAGGGAACATCGTAAGAATGAGATGAAGTCTTGAAGCcgaacttcttgaatgtTTTCTCTACAAGTGAAACTAGCTCTATGTTGTCGTCGGCAATAATGTTGGCTGGACTCTTGCTGTTAATAGCAGTCAAGTTTGTGAGCCAGGTGTTGATGTACTCTTCAGTGGTCAAACTGTCATGAgaatttccaattcctgAAAATAAGATAAAGTGTCTCTTGACGTCTGAACGTGTGAGATGTAGCCCGtaccatcttctgaagtctCTACTGAGAGAAGTCCGAGGAAGAAAGGAAAGCTCGAAGATGATGATAGCCACTATTCCCAAAGCGAAAAACCACCAGAACGGTcttttgatcttcttgaggACAGACTCGGAGTCAAACTTAGACTGCGTGTCATATTCGTCATCATTGTTATTGAAATTGGTGTCACATGTCGTATTgttttcgtcttcgttgtttTCATTAGTGTAGGATTCGTTGCTGTTCAAGAGTGGAGTCGTATCATCTACATTGGCAAATGGATTCTCAGATGTGCGACTAGAGATGCCGTTAGAAACAGACTGGGAGTTTTCCGAGACGACGTTCGGGACTTCAGCAGCCAAGTTTCTGGCGATAGACTCTGTGCTGTTTTCGCCTGGGTCTGGGCCTGTTTCTGGTGCCATAGAAACTGTGGGGACTTAGTTGCAGGGAGATTTAGCGGTACTATATATGCGAAGGTTCAGTGTGGGACAGAGTGTCAGTTGAATGGATGGACGAGGATACGGACAGTCTTAAGAAAGCGGTTATGGAAGAGTGAGGATATGATACCAATCTAGAAGtatagaaaagaagaaaagtctAGGAATGAAAAGAGCTGACTCCATGGATTTCACGAAAATCCACAAAGCTATATAATTAATCTAGCAGATACCAGTTCTGGCATTTATGCTGTGCACCCACCTCGCTTTTTGTGTCTGTCCCACGGTGCGCAGTCACGTGTGTACCCCTTTATGACGGGAAACCTGTATATGGGTAGGccggttttccttttggacttagaaatggattaatggatatggagTTATATTAATCACTGAAGAACTATTTAAAATCTGTTTAAACTAGAGGGAATCCTCTGggctttatatattcttcatcctcatctcatctctgtaGTTTGTTGcgttattcaacaaaagaaatgtagaatttctgTTTCGGATATTTATCGGATCCAATCCGAGGTTGGTCACCTCGGAAACCATTATTAGAGATCCTGtatcttattttccatcactCCCCTTAACGCTTTGTACGTGAATCAAATGTAGAAGCGTTTCTGACATTGGAAACTAGATGATCCCTAAGGGTAATAAATTGCGCTCTAGATAGCGCTTTAGTAAACATGTCAGCCGTGTTTACTGATGTCTTGACATAGTCAAGTAGGATTTCTTTATCCTTAATCAATTGtctcaacaatttgatatCGATGTCCACCATTCTCCTACTATGGGAGATATTTTcgtttttgcaattggcgATTACAGCTTGATTATCTTCATAGATTTGTACGCTTGACACTATGAATCCAAGTTCTCTTAAGATGTTCTTTATACGGATCGACGTCTCTGCAGTCAGCTTTAAAGCGACCAATTCGCAACTAGCAGAACTTGTAGTAATGTTATGTTGACGTTTAGTGGTCCAGCTAACCAAATGTCCGTTGAGATAAATGGCATTTCCAGTAATTGATCTTCTATCCTTCTCTGGAGCGAAGGAAGCATCTGTGTAAGCAACTATGTTAAAATctaatttcttgtttgatGATTGGTTGCTCTCATATTTTAATTCATAATCTATGTTCAGCTTGAGGTAACGAATGCAGTATAATAATTTCTGAAAATCATTTATATTTGGGTTGGCACCTTTGCTACCCAACTGATTGGCAGCAAAAGATATATCAGGACGAGTATTTCGATTTGCCCAAAGCAATAATCCTACTCCCTTTTGATATAGCTCTTTACCCTTTGCATCCAATAATGTTTGGTTGTTTATCGGATTGTCCTCGATAAAGTGATCTTTAACAGTGGTGGATGCATTATTGTACTTCGACTTGTCTTTGATCATTGGAATATACTTTCCATatgattcttcaagtttgaatTGCTTTACAATATTTTGTAAGTATTCTGTCTGGGACATAATGTAACCGTTCTCGGTCTTATGAAATTTTACCCCAAGGtattccttgatttcttcaaggtaCTTCATGTCGAAATGCTTTTGTAGGTCTCGTTTGAATTCTTTAAGCATCCTTTCGCTTGATGACACCATGAATAAGTCATCAACATAAACAGCAATGATGATTATGTCAcctttgttctttttgtgGAACAATCCTGAAGCGAATGATGATTCCTCAAAACCGAAGTTTTGAATAACCTTGAGTAATGTGTGGTACCATTCGTACCCACTTTGTCGCATACCATATATTGCCTTTTTAACCAACCAGCATTTATTCTTTGGCAATTCGTATCCTTTCGGTGGACGGATGTAGATTGGCTCATTGTTCGATAATGGCGCGTTTAGATACGCAGATTCAATATCGAGCTGGTGGATAATATAATTGTTAGTGGTGGCAATAGAAACTAGTAATCTGATGGTCAATAGGTCTACAACGGGGGATGATATTTTTGATGGATCGAAATCCCGGCCGGgttgttgtagaaaacCTCTAACGACACATCTGCTTTTGTATTTAACGCCTTTTATTCCTCCATCCTTAGATGTATGTACCCATCTGGTGGATATGGCTTTCCTGCCTTTCGGAatatcaacgacttcaaaaaCGTTCAATTTAAtgaatttgtctatttcACGATCCATGGATTCTATCCAATTTTTATCGTTGTAATCAATGTTTTCGATAACAGCATTTATAACATTGATTGGTAAATCATCcgagtcttcttcaatttgatcGATCAATGAGAATAAGCAATGTGCACCTTCGATATTTGTACATACGTCAGTTGATCTAGACTCAATCAAACTGGCCATAAGGTTGATTGTGCTTATACTCAGGAAGTCTGGTGATGTTTTCCTCTGTCTTTTATTGTCGCCCCCTTCTGTATCAGTTTTAGTTTTAGCTGATACAGAATAGACGCTGCTCTTTTGGCCCGGATGCGTCTTTGTCCTTGTTTTAAGTGTCTTACTTTCCGGAGTAAAATTGGGTGACCGCTTTAATTTAACTGATGGTTCTGGTGTGAGTCCCTCTTGCATTCTTTGACGTTTCAAAGCTCGGACGTCTCTGTTTGAAGGTGCTTGAATCATCTCTGGCTCATTCTTGATAGTTGTGCTCTCCCCTTGATTGTCAATCGGTTGAACAATGCCATGTTTCGTCTTGACGTTACCAGTGTCTTTAGACGATTTCGTATCTGAATTGAGTTCGGTAATTTCAATTGCAGCTGGGATGTGCTTATCATTTGCGTTATCGCTTTTATTGTTATGATCTTTAACAATAATTTGCTTTGAGGCAGGATTTTGAGATTCTTTTAATGTTGCAACGGGTGCATCTTCATTAATGAGTTCATATTTGGTTTCATCAGCCTTCTGCTCTCTTTGAGTAGAAGTTATGCCTGAGTCGGATTTATAGCCCAGTGGAGTATCTCTCTGGATATCCTCTCCGGATACAGGAGCTACCTGTTTATTGACTGGGGTAGGTGTTCGTACGTTTGTCCCCCCCACTAATGTGGACGAATTAATTGCAGTGCTCGTGCTCTCTCTATGAGTCTTATCTGTAGTAGTAATAGGTTTTGGATGTTCAGGATTTGTCATCCAAGGAAATTTGTTAGTAACGTTCGTGTACACTTCGGGATGTTTCTTGGCTAAGATCAGGAAAGAGGGTTGAGGATCAGTTGAACAATTATCCGTGGGCGACGGATCCCTCCTTGCTTCTGAAATACCACGGGTCATCACGGCTGATTTTTCGTGGATGCCCGCTGATGTGGAAGGTACATTTTCCTGTCGAACGGATTCAAAAGTATCATAGTCATGGGCTTCTTGATTAAGTTTAAATTGAGCAGCAGCGACTTGGGCATTCAAGGTCGCTTTAACTTCGTTCGCCTCCTGAATTTGAGAGAAATCAAGCGATTTGAAGTATGAGTTAATATGTGCCATGGAACTCATGAACTTGACATTTACTGTCTGAATAACTGGGAAGTTTTTCGTACTGACGAGGATTTTATATGTGTAGTTGTCTTCGCAGAAACCAATAAAAGTACCAAAGAATGTCATCGGGTATTGCTTATTATTTGGATTAGCTGGTGCATTGGGTAGAGGAATATGCAATTTTTTAAATTCCTCTGGCGAAGATGCTTTAACTGACACGTCCAAgccaaattgaatatatgTCGGTCTGTATGCATCGAGCTTATTAAAGACTTCATAAGGAGTCCTACCTTTGAGAGCCTTGTTGGGCGTATGGTTCTTAATGTACAGCACATATTCAATGATGTGGtcaaaaagacaaagaacCTTGTCTGTGTAATTCGGAAATTGAAGGATAATCTTGTATATATTTCGCAAGATCGTACGGTTGTGGGATTCAGCAAGTCCATTCAATTCCGGAGAGTAGCTAGCAATCTTATCTCGTTTTATGCCAAGTTTGGCAAGCAGTTCGGTGTCAGGTAGTTCTTTGGCATTGTCTGCTCTAAAATGCGCTATCCTTTCTGGAAATCTATTGTTCCATATGTGcaagagaaggagaacatCATCCATGACTTGCTTATGAGATGTAAAGATAAGTTCGGTAAATCGGGAGAAATGATCAATGAGTGTAGTGATAAAGTATTTTTTGTGGCCGATAAGGAAGGGTCCCATCGTGTCACTACTAACTCTTTCTAACCGACGTGTGGCAGGTCTTTGGGTGGTGTGGTTATGTGATGCTTGTCTAATGTTCACGGCGTGACATAGGCGACATTCTTTCACCCTACGGATACTCTCTTCCGTATCAACTACCTTAATAAATCTCATTTTGGCAAGGGAttgtaaatttgaaattgccaTATGACTGCATTGTAGATGGTGATAAAACCAGTCTTGGGGGCCGTGAAGTTCGGCAACTTCAGCAGGAATATTATGTATAGTGGAATATTCCTCTTCAAAAAAATGAAGTGATTCGATATTATTTTTGGCAGAAAGtttagaaatgaaaagattattctttctattaGCAACTTTGAGCATGTGTTCACTATTGGCAATATAGGCTCCGTCGTCTGTGAGCACGGTTGTCCatccttgttcaagtagttgGCCAACTGATATGAGATTACAAGAGATTTCAGGGACGACCATAACGTTGGAGATAGATACCTTTGGGTCTAGATGTATGTCAAGCGTACCTTTTGCAATAGCTCGTACGGTTCTTCCGTCAGCAACACGAAATGATGTACCTTGGCCTTTAGGCTCATAGGTTATATCATGCAATAATTTTGTGGAATTAACACacgttcttgaacaacctGAATCGTATAGAAATAGTACATTTGACAGCAGTGGTT
Protein-coding regions in this window:
- the VPS72 gene encoding vacuolar targeting protein gives rise to the protein MAPETGPDPGENSTESIARNLAAEVPNVVSENSQSVSNGISSRTSENPFANVDDTTPLLNSNESYTNENNEDENNTTCDTNFNNNDDEYDTQSKFDSESVLKKIKRPFWWFFALGIVAIIIFELSFLPRTSLSRDFRRWYGLHLTRSDVKRHFILFSGIGNSHDSLTTEEYINTWLTNLTAINSKSPANIIADDNIELVSLVEKTFKKFGFKTSSHSYDVPFLQRPQSSSVSLVDSSNGNVVYNANLKEPHYKTPAFYAFGANSSAAGDYIFVNEGTISDYLTLTARNYDINGKIVIVKSVLNSNISVAEKVLIAEKFGAIGFINYYDLQSENNKESELQLNIAISRDNVVTGHIGNWKRPSIPAIPLSRKAVNPILGTLAKSKQMEVVSEWEYNPTNIGGSLTLNISAVFEDTKTRRLTNIVGTLKGVMNDGNIIIGARRDSLTSSNPSSGHAVLFEIMRNYQRLTIKGWKPLRTIKFISWDGSSSGVLGSQLLINDTNVLDPKQSVIAYINIDGDAVTGSRFKVDSNPLFNHLLRKTAKYVPIPKTAASYKTLSEDDVTADDDDADDDNDNDNDDDGDDEDGYTTLHKYWSKQDNNTIHGISGPELTHSEAFIFQGHLSTPSINIKFDNDAKRDSSLYVPNSNYYSYDWLVKRQIDNDLLLHGSLIRFIGLLAISLSEHEMVEVRTRYYYRDINRFFSFFLIENQPQLSKWGQDKVSSYLINKSYILSDLKRDLKDEPTVRFVDLLSQFQVLLNDLTHQSLIFDKWNKKVQEGLIEDYPWYRCYKKFAHFAQFKVSNHKLLHLERELTLNPRDYQFLQNGNGNDEKQKEAYFNHVIYGLPKFSVNSSTDYLNSRFKYSTFTNLHESVQESDFELTVKWLAVTYDKLRNLNYKMT